One region of Oryza sativa Japonica Group chromosome 10, ASM3414082v1 genomic DNA includes:
- the LOC4348172 gene encoding geraniol 8-hydroxylase — protein MAALLLWLSWLLLSLLSIYLLDLLAHSRRCLPPGPRPLPLIGSLHLLGDLPHRSLAGLAKTYGPLMSLRLGAVTTVVASSPEVAREFLQKHDAVFATRSTPDATGDHARNSVAWLPPGPRWRELRKIMATELFSTRRLDALHELRQEKVAELVDHVAGLARDGTAVDIGRVAFTTSLNLVARTIFSHDLTSLDDHGASKEFQRLITDVMEAVGSPNLSDFFPALAAVDLQGWRRRLSGLFARLHRLFDAEMDHRRLHGMKEKDGDFLEVLLRLAARDDDTARLDGDTLRSLFTDLFTAGSDTSSSTVEWAMAELLQNPISMAKLCDELRRVVGSRRRIEESEIGQLPYLQAVIKETFRLHSPAPLLLPRQATRTIQIMGYTIPKGTRVLINVWAMGRDEDIWPEAGKFIPERFLERTIDYKGGDLELIPFGAGRRICPGMPLAVRMVHVLLASLLIHFKWRLPAEVEGNRIDMTEKFGVTLAKANHLCAMAAPT, from the exons ATGGCGGCTTTGCTCCTTTGGCTGTCATGGCTTCtactctccctcctctccatcTACCTCCTCGACCTCCTCGCACACTCACGACGCTGCCTCCCGCCGGGACCCCGTCCGCTGCCGCTGATCGGCAGCCTCCACCTGCTCGGCGACCTGCCACACCGCTCGCTCGCCGGCCTCGCCAAGACTTACGGCCCTCTCATGTCGCTCCGCCTTGGCGCTGTCACCACGGtggtcgcctcctcgccggaggtCGCCCGCGAGTTCCTGCAGAAGCACGACGCCGTCTTCGCCACCCGTTCAACCCCCGACGCCACCGGTGACCACGCCAGGAACTCCGTCGCctggctgccccccgggccgcGGTGGCGCGAGCTCCGCAAGATCATGGCGACGGAGCTGTTCTCCACGCGCCGGCTCGACGCGCTCCACGAGCTCCGGCAAGAGAAGGTGGCGGAGCTCGTCGACCACGTGGCGGGTCTGGCGCGCGACGGCACGGCGGTGGACATCGGCCGCGTGGCGTTCACCACGAGCCTGAACCTCGTCGCGCGCACCATCTTCTCGCACGACCTGACGAGCCTCGACGACCACGGCGCGTCGAAGGAGTTCCAGCGACTGATCACGGACGTCATGGAGGCAGTCGGCAGCCCGAACCTGTCGGACTTCTtccccgcgctcgccgccgtcgacctgcAGGGCTGGCGCCGGCGGCTGTCTGGGCTGTTTGCGCGGCTGCACCGGCTGTTCGACGCCGAGATGGACCATCGCAGGCTGCACGGAATGAAGGAGAAGGACGGCGACTTCCTGGAGGTGCTCCTGAGGCTCGCCGCGCGGGACGACGACACGGCGAGGCTCGACGGCGACACGCTCCGGTCACTGTTCACG GACTTGTTTACTGCAGGTAGTGACACAAGTTCTAGCACAGTAGAATGGGCAATGGCCGAATTGCTACAGAACCCAATATCAATGGCTAAACTATGCGATGAGCTAAGACGAGTTGTTGGGTCAAGAAGAAGAATTGAAGAATCTGAAATTGGTCAATTGCCCTATTTGCAAGCTGTCATAAAAGAAACATTTCGACTGCATTCACCAGCTCCGTTATTATTACCACGGCAAGCTACGAGGACGATCCAAATAATGGGTTATACAATACCTAAAGGTACTAGAGTGTTAATAAACGTGTGGGCCATGGGTCGAGACGAAGATATATGGCCAGAAGCGGGAAAGTTTATTCCGGAGAGATTCCTAGAAAGGACAATTGACTACAAAGGTGGAGATTTGGAGCTCATCCCATTTGGTGCGGGACGACGAATCTGCCCTGGAATGCCATTAGCTGTTAGGATGGTGCATGTACTTCTTGCATCCCTGTTAATTCATTTTAAATG